In Bdellovibrionota bacterium, one genomic interval encodes:
- a CDS encoding thrombospondin type-1 domain-containing protein produces MKKSSFRFNFLFMFVITTVSLGLLSCTKNKSQEFANEGPTDVSPSCGAIDMSPPNNLYPNKTVNFEIIPPTGITLNNIQWNFLKGSTNILSTTTTTVSHMFNGANEGSGSYVAKATFQKSDGNSCALEKAFQILAHDICVNPTGISGPTIGYVNEETSPFSINAEPCFQGQILWDMNNDGVNEYTLAPDAFTSHTYTQTGTYTVKAIAINFEQDEQPAFFHTIDIRNKSCINPFTNAVVAHGETVEFAKQSAQCGGKPCDTTLRACINGVFETGGNAGTFTQNPATCQVSPSCPATYSWEASQFGACTGPCESSAGTRPITNYICKKTVEGNTTTAPDAECVTGVGAKPTGQTQNCTVPPENQTLNCLSCGSTPHGGSITQWAKNPRCGVACNSQSRICNNGVIPSFDPGYAYPSQQMCPITECPPEYTYTWYVGDYGACSAIACGTEGTQTRRVTCIRNDGAAVEEALCTTPKPSTTKTCFAEECSSSDLKGSSCHAFAGTMITWSDPSTGKVCIGNLFGNLMVGETLQVGGTQYDNPNITPWDKASRKGSAKVICNPKPDTLGMLPFKVESGTCKEKEEPNLIKTPLINQEASKDCKGSPVTQQAFGTGQCAVYRQGSSGDMPLKGTFLYSGGRKYVAMGEFTDGFEHVFSHGKGKIFTSSAMNITYNGETKDLTTSCGDMDADAPKNSTCSNTATATIGGVTFTMGVGAKNTVDPKGYVPEYLGSFKNTNKTEVWTQKTCAVVTVSTSLGYLPPPCP; encoded by the coding sequence ATGAAAAAATCATCTTTTAGATTCAACTTCTTGTTTATGTTTGTGATAACGACGGTGTCACTCGGTTTGCTTTCATGTACAAAAAATAAAAGCCAAGAATTTGCAAACGAAGGCCCTACCGACGTCTCACCTTCTTGCGGCGCTATCGATATGTCTCCACCAAATAATCTTTACCCCAACAAGACAGTGAACTTTGAAATCATCCCTCCAACAGGAATCACTTTAAACAATATCCAATGGAATTTTTTAAAAGGCAGCACCAACATTCTTTCGACAACGACAACCACCGTGTCCCATATGTTCAATGGAGCTAACGAAGGTTCTGGAAGCTATGTTGCAAAGGCCACTTTCCAAAAATCTGATGGAAACTCTTGCGCTCTAGAAAAAGCATTTCAAATTTTAGCCCATGACATTTGTGTCAATCCAACTGGGATCAGTGGACCGACTATTGGATACGTGAACGAAGAAACTTCTCCTTTCTCAATCAACGCTGAACCTTGCTTCCAAGGTCAAATTCTTTGGGATATGAATAACGACGGTGTTAATGAGTACACTCTTGCTCCAGATGCTTTTACCTCGCACACTTACACGCAAACTGGAACTTACACTGTTAAGGCAATTGCTATAAATTTTGAACAAGATGAACAGCCTGCGTTCTTTCACACGATTGATATTAGAAATAAATCCTGTATCAATCCATTCACTAACGCTGTCGTCGCTCATGGTGAAACTGTAGAGTTCGCAAAACAATCAGCCCAATGCGGAGGAAAACCTTGCGATACAACTCTCAGAGCTTGTATCAACGGAGTTTTTGAAACTGGTGGAAATGCAGGAACCTTTACTCAAAATCCTGCCACTTGCCAAGTATCACCTTCTTGCCCAGCAACTTACTCTTGGGAAGCCAGTCAATTTGGAGCTTGCACAGGTCCTTGCGAATCCTCTGCAGGTACAAGACCCATCACAAATTACATTTGTAAAAAGACCGTCGAGGGAAATACAACAACGGCTCCAGATGCTGAGTGTGTTACCGGCGTTGGCGCTAAACCAACTGGCCAAACTCAAAACTGTACCGTTCCACCAGAAAATCAAACTTTAAACTGTTTGTCTTGCGGATCTACCCCTCATGGAGGATCAATCACTCAGTGGGCTAAAAATCCAAGATGTGGAGTCGCGTGTAATTCTCAGTCGAGAATTTGTAACAATGGAGTCATCCCTTCGTTTGATCCAGGCTATGCATATCCATCTCAACAAATGTGCCCAATTACAGAATGCCCGCCAGAGTACACTTACACTTGGTATGTTGGAGATTACGGCGCATGCAGCGCAATAGCGTGTGGAACTGAAGGAACTCAAACTAGAAGAGTAACGTGCATAAGAAATGACGGTGCTGCAGTTGAAGAAGCGCTATGCACGACTCCAAAACCTTCAACAACCAAAACTTGCTTTGCAGAAGAGTGTAGTTCTTCTGATCTCAAAGGAAGTTCATGTCATGCCTTTGCAGGAACCATGATCACGTGGAGTGATCCTTCGACTGGAAAAGTTTGCATTGGAAATTTATTTGGAAATCTCATGGTCGGAGAAACTCTGCAAGTGGGCGGAACTCAATACGACAATCCAAACATTACTCCTTGGGATAAGGCTTCTCGCAAAGGATCTGCAAAAGTGATCTGTAACCCTAAGCCCGATACGTTGGGAATGTTACCGTTCAAGGTTGAATCTGGTACTTGCAAAGAAAAAGAAGAACCAAATCTCATAAAGACTCCTCTTATCAACCAAGAGGCTTCAAAAGATTGTAAAGGAAGCCCCGTAACTCAGCAGGCTTTCGGAACTGGCCAGTGCGCGGTTTACAGACAGGGTAGTTCCGGAGATATGCCATTAAAAGGAACTTTCTTGTATAGCGGTGGAAGGAAGTACGTTGCCATGGGTGAATTCACTGATGGATTTGAACACGTATTCTCTCATGGAAAAGGAAAAATATTTACTTCGAGCGCAATGAATATCACCTACAATGGCGAAACCAAAGACCTTACAACTTCTTGCGGTGATATGGATGCGGATGCTCCTAAAAATTCAACTTGCTCAAACACGGCAACGGCAACTATCGGTGGCGTGACCTTCACTATGGGTGTCGGCGCTAAGAATACGGTGGATCCAAAAGGATATGTTCCGGAATACCTCGGAAGCTTTAAAAATACGAATAAAACCGAAGTTTGGACTCAAAAAACCTGCGCCGTGGTCACGGTGTCGACTTCTCTTGGTTATCTACCGCCGCCTTGCCCATGA
- the hflX gene encoding GTPase HflX encodes MELRKNREKAILVGLGLKTENFFDIKESLGELAELAEAAGAEVVATLTQTLPKYNPGTLIGSGKVEELQQLAKDTKAELVIIDHQLSGVQARNLEKVIGVPIVDRTQLILDIFAQRAQSHEGKLQVELAQLLDQYSRQVGAWHGSLSRQGGGIGTVGPGEKAIELDRRHIKDKITMIKKKLEVVELARKTRRSKRESSNVPSFALIGYTNAGKSTLMNAMTGANVVTMDQVFATLDPTTRKLEIDPYGAVLTDTVGFINKLPTKLIEAFKATLEESASADVLIHVIDLSHRQWKQQMETVNDIIKDLKWDNKTIIHAFNKIDKAPLEKKFQIKDVPHRVFISAIKGTGLDQLKAEMIKTIDSREYTTELFIPLADKQLLFELSRDGIIKHQEMSSHGYICHVRMTAAMIAKWQKFSTSNVAH; translated from the coding sequence ATAGAACTGAGAAAAAATCGCGAGAAAGCAATTTTAGTAGGATTAGGACTTAAAACCGAAAACTTTTTTGATATCAAAGAAAGCTTAGGTGAACTTGCAGAATTGGCCGAGGCCGCCGGCGCCGAAGTCGTCGCCACTCTCACTCAGACATTACCCAAATACAATCCGGGAACACTCATTGGTTCCGGAAAAGTCGAAGAACTCCAACAGTTAGCCAAAGATACTAAAGCAGAACTTGTCATTATTGATCACCAACTTTCTGGCGTACAAGCGAGAAACTTAGAGAAAGTCATCGGTGTTCCAATCGTTGATCGCACGCAACTTATCTTAGATATTTTCGCTCAACGCGCACAAAGCCATGAAGGTAAACTCCAGGTCGAACTTGCCCAACTTCTTGATCAATATTCAAGACAGGTCGGTGCATGGCACGGATCTCTTTCGCGCCAAGGTGGTGGTATCGGAACTGTCGGTCCGGGGGAAAAAGCGATTGAATTGGATCGTCGTCATATCAAAGACAAAATCACCATGATCAAAAAGAAACTCGAAGTTGTCGAACTTGCCCGTAAAACCAGAAGAAGCAAAAGAGAATCCAGTAACGTTCCAAGCTTTGCGCTAATCGGTTACACCAACGCCGGCAAAAGCACTCTAATGAATGCAATGACTGGCGCAAATGTGGTGACCATGGACCAAGTCTTTGCCACTCTTGACCCTACCACCAGAAAATTAGAAATCGATCCTTACGGCGCCGTCCTCACTGACACCGTGGGATTTATAAATAAACTTCCGACAAAACTCATCGAAGCTTTTAAAGCCACTCTCGAGGAATCTGCAAGTGCCGATGTGTTGATCCATGTGATTGACCTCTCTCACCGCCAATGGAAACAGCAGATGGAAACGGTGAATGACATTATCAAAGATTTAAAGTGGGATAACAAAACCATCATTCATGCATTCAATAAAATTGACAAAGCTCCTCTGGAAAAAAAATTCCAAATCAAAGATGTTCCTCACCGTGTTTTTATTTCGGCAATTAAAGGTACAGGTCTCGATCAACTCAAAGCAGAGATGATTAAGACCATCGATTCTAGAGAATACACGACCGAACTTTTTATTCCTTTAGCTGATAAACAGCTTCTTTTTGAACTCTCAAGAGATGGGATTATTAAGCACCAAGAAATGAGCTCTCATGGATATATCTGCCACGTGAGAATGACGGCAGCCATGATTGCAAAATGGCAAAAATTTTCTACTAGCAACGTTGCTCATTGA